One window from the genome of Streptomyces cadmiisoli encodes:
- a CDS encoding cupin domain-containing protein encodes MSKNDAAHGSAHEGLPPEVKVLQDITPPFFPEGGSGMTILVDWPPGHPGLPPHRHSGPSFGYVMQGALRFEVEGEPERVVEAGGTFWEPGGDVIHYQDGNALPDAPTKFLVTMVCAPGQPMLTLVDEEELKERAHLRAPRPSEG; translated from the coding sequence GTGTCGAAAAATGACGCAGCGCACGGCAGCGCCCACGAGGGCTTGCCGCCCGAAGTCAAAGTGCTGCAAGACATCACGCCACCCTTCTTCCCCGAAGGCGGTTCGGGAATGACCATCCTTGTCGACTGGCCCCCCGGTCACCCCGGGCTCCCTCCGCATCGCCACTCGGGCCCGTCGTTCGGCTACGTAATGCAGGGCGCGCTCCGGTTCGAGGTCGAGGGTGAGCCGGAGCGCGTGGTCGAGGCCGGCGGGACGTTCTGGGAGCCGGGTGGTGACGTGATCCACTACCAGGACGGCAACGCACTGCCGGACGCACCGACCAAATTCCTGGTGACCATGGTGTGCGCGCCGGGTCAGCCGATGCTCACGTTGGTCGACGAGGAGGAGCTGAAGGAGCGGGCGCACCTGCGCGCCCCTCGTCCCTCCGAAGGCTGA
- a CDS encoding DUF6153 family protein encodes MTIGIRSSSRPAGRLLVLLVLMVLAGVLGMHALPPGGAPAGAGHEMAMADPSSAPHAVGTCAHTGGGSDHPDHADGTCAAAGTGSAYMPPPLAVSAVPNVPAASSLAAAMAGAPHDDRAPPDLSELQLLRI; translated from the coding sequence ATGACCATCGGTATCCGTTCAAGCAGCCGCCCGGCCGGGCGGCTGCTTGTGCTGCTGGTGCTGATGGTGTTGGCCGGTGTGCTGGGCATGCACGCACTCCCGCCCGGCGGTGCTCCAGCGGGCGCCGGACACGAGATGGCGATGGCGGACCCGAGCAGCGCGCCCCATGCCGTGGGCACATGTGCCCATACCGGTGGCGGATCGGATCACCCTGATCATGCCGACGGGACGTGTGCGGCCGCCGGTACGGGTTCTGCGTACATGCCGCCGCCGCTCGCTGTCAGCGCGGTGCCGAACGTGCCCGCCGCCTCTTCTCTCGCGGCGGCCATGGCCGGCGCGCCCCACGACGATCGAGCGCCGCCCGATCTTTCTGAACTGCAGCTCCTGCGGATCTAG
- a CDS encoding DUF305 domain-containing protein, with protein sequence MIRKRSLVRRIAAIAAAGAAALVLAACGAGDESAGHSGGHNSTSASASASAPASQGQSNAADVAFAQGMIPHHRQAVEMADLADGRAQSAEVKQLAADIKKAQDPEIKTLSGWLTSWGEEVPAEGTMDHSAHGAGGGMMTAEEMTELENASGEEFDTAFMEMMIKHHEGAIEMAKTEQADGAHAPAQEMAAQIVTSQSAEMEQMNKLLGRN encoded by the coding sequence ATGATCCGCAAGCGTTCACTCGTCCGCCGCATAGCCGCAATCGCTGCCGCAGGTGCGGCAGCACTCGTCCTGGCCGCCTGCGGCGCCGGCGACGAATCGGCCGGACACAGCGGCGGCCACAACAGCACCTCGGCGTCGGCTTCGGCTTCGGCTCCTGCGTCGCAGGGGCAGAGCAACGCTGCCGACGTGGCCTTCGCGCAGGGGATGATCCCCCACCACCGCCAGGCCGTGGAAATGGCCGACCTCGCGGACGGGAGGGCTCAGTCGGCTGAGGTGAAGCAGCTTGCCGCAGACATCAAGAAGGCCCAGGATCCGGAGATCAAGACGCTGTCCGGCTGGCTGACCTCCTGGGGCGAGGAAGTACCCGCCGAGGGCACCATGGACCACTCCGCGCACGGCGCAGGCGGGGGAATGATGACGGCCGAGGAGATGACCGAGCTCGAGAACGCCTCGGGCGAAGAGTTCGACACCGCCTTCATGGAGATGATGATCAAGCATCACGAAGGCGCGATCGAGATGGCCAAAACGGAACAGGCCGACGGTGCTCATGCGCCGGCCCAGGAGATGGCCGCGCAGATCGTCACCTCGCAGAGCGCGGAGATGGAGCAGATGAACAAGCTGCTCGGCCGGAACTGA
- a CDS encoding epoxide hydrolase family protein has protein sequence MSFQPETAAIRPITIDFPEAELEELRRRIATTRWPEAETVKDQSQGTQLETLKELARYWAEEYDWRKIEAKLQAVPNFVTEIDGLDIHFIHVRSKHENALPLIVTHGWPGSIIEQMKLIEPLTNPTAHGGDASDAFHVVIPSMPGYGFSGKPTSAGWNPARIARAWAELMQRLGYTKYAAQGGDWGAIVTDLMGAQAPQGLLGIHTNMAGVVPPALEQAIAAGNPPPSDVVLSNDEERRAVEQLDFVYRHVAYAHMMGSRPQSLAGLTDSPVGLAAFMLDHDRDSLDLISRAFAGQTEGLSRDDVLDNITLFWLTKSAISAARVYWENAEAGIQFFGVKGVKLPVAVSVFPDELYQAPRSWAEKAYPNLIHYNRLPKGGHFAAWEQPEAFVNEVRNGLRPLR, from the coding sequence GTGTCTTTCCAGCCTGAAACGGCGGCGATCCGTCCGATCACGATCGACTTCCCTGAGGCGGAACTCGAGGAGCTTCGTCGGCGTATTGCGACCACTCGGTGGCCCGAGGCCGAGACGGTGAAGGACCAGTCCCAGGGCACCCAACTCGAGACGCTCAAGGAACTCGCTCGCTACTGGGCGGAGGAGTACGACTGGCGCAAGATCGAGGCGAAGCTGCAGGCTGTCCCGAACTTCGTCACCGAGATCGACGGTCTGGACATCCACTTCATCCACGTCCGCTCGAAGCACGAGAACGCGCTGCCGCTCATCGTCACCCACGGATGGCCTGGGTCGATCATCGAACAGATGAAACTCATTGAGCCGCTCACCAACCCGACAGCCCACGGCGGAGACGCGTCGGACGCCTTCCACGTGGTGATCCCTTCGATGCCTGGCTACGGGTTCTCCGGGAAGCCGACCTCGGCAGGCTGGAACCCTGCCCGCATCGCCCGAGCCTGGGCGGAGCTGATGCAGCGCCTCGGCTACACGAAGTACGCGGCGCAGGGCGGTGACTGGGGTGCCATCGTCACCGACCTCATGGGGGCCCAGGCCCCTCAGGGCCTGCTCGGTATCCACACCAACATGGCCGGCGTGGTGCCGCCGGCCCTGGAGCAGGCGATCGCCGCGGGCAACCCCCCGCCGTCCGACGTCGTTCTCTCCAATGATGAGGAACGGCGCGCGGTCGAGCAGCTGGACTTCGTGTACCGGCACGTTGCCTACGCTCACATGATGGGTTCGCGCCCGCAGTCGCTCGCTGGCCTGACCGACTCGCCCGTCGGCCTCGCCGCATTCATGCTCGACCATGACAGGGACAGCCTGGACCTGATCTCCCGCGCCTTCGCAGGGCAGACCGAGGGCCTGTCGCGCGACGACGTCCTGGACAACATCACGCTCTTCTGGCTGACAAAGTCGGCGATTTCCGCCGCGCGTGTCTACTGGGAGAACGCGGAAGCCGGGATCCAGTTCTTCGGGGTCAAGGGCGTCAAGCTCCCGGTCGCTGTCAGCGTCTTCCCTGACGAGCTCTACCAGGCTCCGCGGAGCTGGGCCGAGAAGGCCTACCCCAACCTCATCCACTACAACAGGCTCCCCAAGGGCGGTCACTTCGCCGCTTGGGAGCAGCCCGAGGCATTCGTGAACGAGGTGCGCAACGGTCTCCGGCCGCTGCGCTAG
- a CDS encoding alpha/beta hydrolase, with protein MQGAWHGPWCWRPADRQSSDIDIRTVVLPSSAQDPVTLGDHLYDDAQAVVEVLKAVEGPAVVVGHSCGATPVTEAAATMGNVKRIIYFTALMQDAGDFVLSLVGGTFPPYWKVHAQPDGAAGLGYFEAGQPLDVLYGDVKPSLARRCVAMLARLSPASVPQSLTQAAWRTVPSTYIRCEEDAALPLALQQAMAAQAQRTLRMRSARSPFLSQPAALAADMLRDELSR; from the coding sequence GTGCAGGGCGCCTGGCACGGCCCCTGGTGCTGGCGGCCCGCTGATCGACAGTCGTCGGATATCGACATACGCACAGTTGTCCTGCCCAGCAGTGCGCAGGACCCGGTAACACTGGGAGACCACCTCTACGACGATGCACAAGCGGTGGTCGAGGTCCTGAAGGCCGTTGAGGGTCCCGCCGTCGTAGTGGGCCACTCCTGTGGCGCCACCCCTGTCACGGAGGCTGCCGCGACGATGGGCAACGTGAAGCGGATCATCTACTTCACCGCCCTCATGCAGGATGCCGGCGACTTCGTTCTCTCCCTGGTGGGCGGCACCTTTCCGCCCTACTGGAAAGTGCATGCGCAGCCTGACGGGGCCGCCGGCCTGGGCTACTTCGAAGCTGGTCAGCCCTTGGATGTGCTGTACGGTGACGTCAAGCCTTCTCTGGCTCGACGGTGCGTCGCGATGCTCGCCCGGCTGTCCCCGGCTTCGGTTCCGCAGTCCCTTACCCAGGCGGCCTGGCGCACCGTGCCGAGTACGTACATCCGGTGCGAGGAGGACGCGGCCCTGCCGCTGGCGCTCCAACAAGCCATGGCTGCGCAGGCCCAGCGAACCCTGCGGATGCGCTCCGCGCGCTCGCCCTTCCTTTCCCAACCGGCAGCACTGGCCGCCGACATGCTTCGAGACGAACTCAGCCGCTGA
- a CDS encoding winged helix-turn-helix transcriptional regulator, which translates to MKRQELMHSSCPIDRAISEVGDAWTFQILRDAMHGVTRFTDFSKRIGVASNILTARLQKLVAVGIFEIQEAALGNSREYVLTDKGRDLHIVLAALRQWGQSHLFEDDEVITRVVDTRTGRQPRPMTVTAEDGRELGPEDILVVQSRAADPIEAAAPVTGTSPRPKI; encoded by the coding sequence GTGAAGCGTCAAGAGCTGATGCACTCCTCGTGCCCGATCGACCGCGCCATCTCCGAGGTTGGCGACGCCTGGACCTTCCAGATCCTGCGTGACGCCATGCACGGCGTCACCAGGTTCACGGACTTCAGCAAACGCATCGGTGTCGCGTCGAACATCCTGACCGCACGACTGCAAAAGCTGGTGGCGGTGGGCATCTTCGAGATCCAGGAAGCAGCGCTGGGCAACTCCCGTGAGTACGTCCTCACCGACAAGGGACGCGACTTGCACATCGTCCTTGCCGCACTGCGTCAGTGGGGGCAGAGTCACCTGTTCGAAGACGACGAGGTGATCACTCGCGTCGTCGACACGCGCACAGGGCGCCAGCCCCGTCCGATGACCGTCACCGCTGAGGACGGCCGCGAACTCGGGCCCGAGGACATCCTCGTCGTTCAGTCGCGGGCTGCGGATCCGATCGAGGCCGCCGCACCCGTCACCGGCACCTCCCCACGCCCCAAAATCTGA